Proteins encoded by one window of Terriglobales bacterium:
- a CDS encoding ABC transporter ATP-binding protein, whose protein sequence is MPIQNISQGAAIEVQGLARVYRMGESEIRAVNDVTFSIAAGEFVALLGTSGSGKSSLLNLIAGLDTPTAGSVSVAGDDLARMSREELARYRRSTVGMVFQAFNLVPAMTVLENVELPMRFAEVPRQHRMDRARTALERVGLGHRFDHRPSELSGGEQQRASLARALVNRPSLLLADEPTGNLDSRTGTEIMDLIHTVNKEGTTVLMVTHERPLAERYASRFIFLRDGKLVEDPAEVTA, encoded by the coding sequence ATGCCAATTCAAAACATAAGCCAAGGCGCCGCCATCGAGGTGCAGGGACTCGCCCGCGTTTATCGTATGGGTGAGTCGGAAATTCGGGCAGTCAACGACGTTACGTTTTCAATCGCGGCAGGCGAATTTGTTGCTTTGCTGGGAACGTCGGGATCGGGCAAGTCTTCCCTGTTGAACTTGATTGCCGGACTCGATACTCCGACTGCGGGTTCAGTCAGCGTGGCTGGAGACGATCTTGCTCGCATGTCGCGCGAGGAACTGGCGCGTTATCGTCGCAGCACCGTGGGAATGGTTTTTCAGGCTTTTAATCTCGTCCCCGCGATGACGGTTCTGGAAAACGTGGAGCTTCCGATGCGCTTCGCCGAGGTGCCACGGCAGCATCGCATGGATCGGGCGCGGACGGCGCTAGAGCGTGTCGGACTCGGGCATCGTTTCGATCATCGCCCCTCCGAACTCTCCGGCGGCGAGCAGCAGCGGGCGTCGTTGGCTCGAGCACTCGTCAATCGTCCCTCCTTGCTGTTGGCCGACGAACCGACGGGCAATCTCGACAGCCGTACAGGAACAGAGATCATGGATTTGATCCACACGGTGAATAAAGAAGGAACTACGGTTTTGATGGTGACGCATGAGCGTCCGCTTGCGGAGCGCTACGCGTCGCGGTTTATCTTTTTGCGCGATGGAAAACTGGTGGAAGATCCCGCAGAGGTGACCGCGTGA